The Xenopus tropicalis strain Nigerian chromosome 7, UCB_Xtro_10.0, whole genome shotgun sequence genome includes a region encoding these proteins:
- the hmx3 gene encoding homeobox protein HMX3 → MPETGQESSNPPAKESPFSIKSLLTCEPSRAVRPHKALFTPIKGALDGAAFALSPLTDLTFPRLEIPAQRFALPAHYLERSPAWWYSYTLAHGGHTPRTEVPDKSLLLGPTSPVSGGERDSPEPIHPLKAELEAKDSESKSPEEIILEESEPEEGKKDDSGEDWKKREESPDKKPCRKKKTRTVFSRSQVFQLESTFDMKRYLSSSERAGLAASLHLTETQVKIWFQNRRNKWKRQLAAELEAANLSHAAAQRIVRVPILYHENSSSAESASSAANVPVSQPLLTFPHPVYYSHPVVTSVPLLRPV, encoded by the exons ATGCCTGAGACAGGACAGGAGAGCAGCAACCCTCCGGCCAAGGAGTCCCCCTTCTCTATCAAGAGCCTTCTCACCTGTGAGCCCAGCAGGGCGGTGCGACCCCACAAAGCTCTCTTCACCCCCATTAAAGGGGCCCTGGACGGGGCAGCGTTTGCCCTCTCCCCATTGACAGACTTGACTTTTCCTCGGCTGGAGATCCCGGCGCAAAGGTTCGCCCTCCCGGCTCATTACTTGGAGAGATCCCCGGCCTGGTGGTACTCCTACACCCTGGCACACGGAGGGCACACGCCGAGGACTGAAG TGCCAGACAAGAGCCTTCTGCTGGGCCCCACATCCCCTGTGTCTGGGGGCGAGAGGGACTCCCCAGAGCCGATCCATCCCCTCAAAGCAGAGTTGGAGGCCAAGGACAGCGAGTCCAAGAGCCCGGAGGAGATTATCCTGGAGGAAAGTGAGCCTGAGGAAGGCAAGAAGGACGACAGCGGGGAGGACTGGAAGAAAAGGGAGGAGAGCCCAGACAAGAAACCCTGTAGGAAGAAGAAGACTCGGACAGTGTTCTCCCGGAGTCAGGTCTTCCAGCTGGAGTCCACCTTTGACATGAAGAGGTATCTCAGCAGTTCGGAGAGGGCAGGCTTAGCGGCCTCCCTGCACCTCACAGAGACCCAAGTAAAGATCTGGTTCCAGAACCGCAGGAACAAGTGGAAAAGGCAACTGGCGGCAGAACTGGAGGCTGCTAACTTGAGCCATGCAGCCGCCCAGCGGATCGTCAGGGTGCCCATCTTGTACCATGAAAACTCATCCAGCGCAGAGAGTGCTAGCTCTGCTGCCAACGTGCCCGTCAGCCAGCCCCTCCTGACTTTCCCCCACCCAGTGTATTACTCCCACCCAGTGGTCACATCAGTACCTTTGCTCAGGCCAGTGTGA
- the hmx2 gene encoding homeobox protein HMX2 yields the protein MSTKEEPTKSAPATLSSFTIQSILQGTTSDRGRTAARVYTREAISCPSTSSDEDEQDESWRGHGCNCPDPGDKDSKGQAPHPCGAHRCPNRTQMPSPSQQDYTEEKDSHYPQSLGDRHKDGGDKMGNSKKKTRTVFSRSQVYQLESTFDMKRYLSSSERACLASSLQLTETQVKTWFQNRRNKWKRQLSAELEAANMAHASAQTLVGMPLVFRDNSILRVPVPRSIAFPAPLYYPSSNVSLPLYNLYNKMEY from the exons ATGAGCACCAAAGAAGAGCCCACCAAGTCCGCCCCAGCCACCCTCTCCAGCTTCACCATCCAGTCCATCCTGCAGGGCACTACATCGGACAGAGGCCGAACCGCTGCCAGGGTCTATACCAGGGAAGCCATCTCCTGCCCCAGCACATCTTCAGATGAGGATGAACAAGACGAATCCTGGAGGGGGCACGGCTGTAACTGCCCTGACCCGGGGGATAAAGACTCCAAGGGCCAAGCCCCCCACCCCTGCGGTGCCCACAGGTGCCCCA ACAGGACCCAGATGCCCTCTCCTTCCCAGCAGGACTACACAGAGGAGAAGGACAGCCATTACCCCCAGTCTTTAGGAGACAGGCACAAGGATGGAGGGGACAAAATGGGCAACTCTAAGAAAAAGACCCGGACAGTGTTCTCTAGAAGCCAGGTCTACCAGCTGGAGTCCACTTTTGACATGAAAAGATACCTGAGCAGCTCAGAGAGAGCCTGTTTGGCTTCCAGCCTTCAGCTAACAGAGACTCAAGTCAAGACCTGGTTCCAGAACCGCAGGAACAAATGGAAAAGGCAACTTTCTGCTGAGCTGGAAGCTGCCAACATGGCCCATGCCTCAGCACAGACTCTAGTGGGAATGCCCTTGGTGTTCAGGGACAACTCCATCCTAAGGGTTCCAGTGCCCAGATCCATTGCCttccctgcccctctgtactACCCCAGCAGCAACGTCTCCCTACCTCTCTATAACTTGTACAACAAGATGGAATACTGA